The DNA region TGTGCAGTTCTGAAGTCGTTGAGGTCCCTGTGGAGAgcttcatcaaagagagtgggAGAGTTTTTGAACCCCTGTGGGAGTCTAGTCCAGGTTAGTTGGCCTGATGTTCCTGTTTCTGAGTCTATCCACTCGAGAGCAAACAACAATTGACTGTCCTTATGCAGGGGCAAGCAgaagaaagcatcttttaagtccagCACAGTGTACCATTTTCGTTCCGGATTCCGAGTGCTAAGCAAATTATATGGATTGGGTACCGTGGGGTGAATGTCCTGCACTCTGTTGTTGATCTCTCTTAGATCTTGAACAGGACGGTAGTCCCCAGTTCCTGGTTTTCTTACTggtagcggggggggggggtattccAGGCCGATTGACAGGGCCTTAGAACCCCAAGAGCCAGGtatttctgaatatggggccTTGTCCCCTTCCTAGCTTCTTTGCTTAGAGGATATTGTTTAACACTGATTGGAGAGGCAAAGGCTTTTAATTCTACTACTATTGGAGGTTGTTTTATGGCTAGACCTAACccagcagtttctgcccaggcatcAGGATAATCTTTTATCCATTTCTGGGGTAGTTTGCCTGTTTGATCAGTCCCAGGGGCCATGAAGAGTTGATGTTCATCTTCTACTGACATAGTCAAAGCCGTGACTATGGGGGTTTTTACTGAAGTGAGTAGATTCCTGCCCATCAATGGGGCCAGGCATTCTGGGATTACTAGGAAAGagtggtggatttttttttccctcctaggtCCATAGTTCTCTTTGTTGTCCAAGCCCGATATTTATTGCCATTAGCCCCTTGAACTAAGGATCTTTTATTAGATAGAAGGCCCAGTGGGGTCTTAAGGGCTGAATATGTTGCTCCTGTATCTACTTCAAAGGTCACTGGGGTCCCCTCCACTTCAAATGTTACCCTGAGCTCGGGGAGGGGATCTAAGCCCCAACTTTCCTAGTCATCTTCTAGAGTCAGCATGGCAGGCTGGCGTGACTGCTTCTTTTGGGGGCACCCTTTGACCCAGTGTCCTTTTTCTTTACAGTAGGCACATTGATCTGAGGCCAGGGGCAGCTTTTGGCATGGGCCCAGGTatcccttcctgtctccctgctTTTTAACTTCTGGTCTATCTGCGACTGTGACCAGGACCTTTGCCAATGCTTTAGTCTGCCTTTTGCTcctttcatcttccttttgttctctctTATAATATACTTTCTCAGCTTCTCTGACTAAATCTCTTAAGGTCATATCTTGTAATCCATCTAAAAGTTGTAACTTTTTCTTAATATCCAGGGCAGCCTGCCCAATAAAAGCCATTGCAATAGATGCCTTTTGGTCCTCTGCCTGAGGATCAAAaggagtatatctcctatatgcTTCCATAATTCTCTCCAGAAACATTGAAGGAGATTCATTGGGTCCCTGGataatctctcttaccttggccaaattagttgGCTGCCTGGCGGCCACTCAGAAACACACTATAAGAGCCCGGCgataagtggacagatgctccctaccttcAAAGGTGTTAGGGTCCCAGTTGGGTCGGTTCGAGGGGAAGCCAGTTTCAATGATGTTGGGAAGTTGAGTTGGCCTCCCATCTGGTCTGAGAATATTCTTTCTGGCTTCCAGGAGGATTCTCTCTTGTTCCTCTGTTGTGAAGAGAGTCCCCAGGAGTTGTTGGCAGTCATCCCAAGTGGGCTGGTGTGAGAACATCAGTGACTCGACTAAACCTGTAAGTcgggtggggggaggggttggAGTGGGGGCTGGAACAAGGAAGGGCTTCACCCATGTGGGAGGAAATTCGCAGAGATCCTGCCAGGTTAAGATATATGGCTGTTGATCTGGATGGTCATGTGGCCCCGGCTGAAAGACAATATCTCTGACTTTGCGGATTAGAGGAAGGTGGAAGGATCCTTCTGGGGGCCATTTAACTCCGAGGGTGGGCCATTCTGAAGTGCAGAGAGTCTGACAGGTCCGGCgtttcactgaaaaagaaagattctgggcCCTTAAGCGGACATCCGTCCAAtgatcaagggtcagggacagaggcgtggaatggctttgtcccatactAGGAGTTACTCAGGCAAAGACAGGGACAATACAAAggtgacacagagacaaggacaaacaGTAAACGTTTAACACGAGTACCTTAAAGGCAGACAGTAAACTCAACACGAGACAATGAACAAGACTAAAGTTGCCGGCAGAACCTGATGGGTTGGCAGTGAATACACCTCCGAGTTGAGGGCGCTTCTGTCCCCCAGTTTCCCGAGTCCTCCAAGGCGTCCCTTGGGGACGTGGCCTGTGGCTTCAGGACACGTCTGTCCACCACCGCCAGGGGGAGCTCACGCTCTCTGCCGGCAGCCACTCTGCCAACCCTTAAACCGAACCTGACCTGACCTGAGCGATcgcaaaaaaaaggaaaaaggcgCCCTACTTATTCCCAGAGGAGTCCGTTGGGGTCTCCTTGTCTGGTGCTGCGGGATTCCCGGCCAacgcaccaaatgtaagggtccggcaaacgtcggaggaagagaccaccaagagaccggctcatgcaacagcaaaaggggtttattgaggatccaatccagcgtgctggggctccgtgctcactcaagaagggagagtggcccagagcccagagcaggggttgagcagtgcttaagtacactttttggggagggcgggggctttgcatacatcagaacaaatcatcatgaggcgcgggaaaatcgaacaacaactctcaaacttgattagcacattcattggcgggaacaggttgggcgggggtgataggtcagttctaaagcagggtacacattcaaactgattggtttgggccctgaatgtctacgtgccaagctgcacagggtcctaggttatttaTCTACTGGACAGTCCCGGGAATTgttttaacagctacaggaatttcaggttttgggtgtagcataggaacttaacaatacctggtcctttacattttaactcaggctttgcagcttagaaactttaccctttcagaACAAGACACAGATGCCCTCTttaaccacttctattcaacactggccaaagcaattagatagatgaaagaaatcaaagggatatgtatagggaaaaaaagaacttaaattagcactattcgctgatgatatgattctatacctagaagacccaaaaagctccactagaaaacttctagaactagtaaatgaattcagcaaagtagcaggatacaaaatcaacacccataaatcaacagcatttctgtatatcagtgacaaatcctctgacaAGGAAATGAGGAATTTACAATAAccttaaaaaaagatacttgggaattaacttaatgaaagaggtgaaagatctatacaatgaaaactacagaaccctaaagaaagaaatcaaagaagatcttagaagatggaaagatctaccttgctcttggataggcagaattaatattatcaaaatgaccatactaccaaaagcactacacagatttaatgcgaTTCTGAACAAAATCCCAATGggattcctcatagaaataaaaaaagcaatcatgaaattaatctggaaaataaagagacccagaatagctaaagcaatccttagcaggaagagcgaagcaggtggcatcactataccagatcttaaactgtactacagagcagtagtaacaaaaacagtatgatattggcaccaaaacagcctggtagaccaatggtactgaatagaggacacagagactaacccacaaaattacaattatcttatgttagacaaaggcaccaaaaatatgcactaaagatagcctcttcaacaaatggtgctgggaaaactggaaatccatatgcaacaaaatgaaattaaacccctatctctcaccatgcacaaaactcaactcaaattggatcaaggacctaggaattaaaccagagactctgcatctaatagaagaaaaagtaggccctaacctGAGGTAGGGAAGGGggacatgggaggaataaatgaattctagatagggcagaggatggtacatgtatgaagacacgaattggatttcaacctactttatatacaaagagagataggaaaaattgtggtatatatgtgtaataagaattaatgcaaaaaagtacatgtataaagacatgaattgtcatgaacatactttatatacaaagatatgaaaaattatgctctatatgtgtaataagaattgtaatacattccactgccgtgtatttaaaaaaaataaaagcactttaaaaaacagcaaatgacactaaaaaataaaataataaaataaaatgaataaaataaaacgtgataacacacaaaaaaaaagaaaaaagaaatttcagatttCAACAAGAGACCCATTCTCCCTGATAACAACGTTGATAGGGAAGTAAGCATACACAGAATTCATCTTGTAACGGAAGCCCAGTGTAACACCCTTGATCAGGTTTTGACTACTCATCACGCAAACAATGACCAGTCCTTTCTATTTCCCCACCATTTGTCAACCCataatctcttctttttctttccaaggaGGCTGAGTTCTACATTGATATGATCAAATCACTCCAGAGGGTTCCTCTTCAGCCCTTCACAATAACTGTGTGTCCCTTCAGAGACAAGTGGACATTTTCTGGAATGTCGACAGTCTGATTGCTGAGAACAGTCTTCATTCTTGCAGTAGACACAGCAAAGAGCCAgagtggtttttgttgttgttgttgctgttttggtagcaggaattgaatctaggggcacttaaccactgagccacatccccagctctttttttgttttttattttgaggcaaagttgcttagagcctcactaaattgctgagggtggctttgaactggagatcctcctgcctcagcgtcctgagctGTTGAGATcacatgcatgcaccaccacacccaacacagagtgtgctgcagtctggctgggcacaaaatcaggagccactcacagccttgtagattcaaacagcaattctttattccggaactctcaccggcactctatacgcacgttctggggaaaatccacacctccactgggctctgcataccaaaaTACTCTccgaatcccgcgagaactcaacgggaactcaaggagcgggcacctgaggcagcaggatacgccctattcccagcaggatccaccctaaacccagaccCACCCTAAACCCaggtcactgcaaatgacctgggtccaaggcaagcccatttccacaatggagagtcctccctctaagcaacattgggtaggctgacaaggaaattgccatgcgtcattcctacttggctatggctctcagcagaatgtattttgtaGAATAGCCCATAATTTGAGTTTGTCTGAAAACTTCCCAATGAGACTGGAATTGTGCATTggagagaaaacatgaaaaatctaAAGTGTCATTTTCCTCTGTTGTATCAAGCTACACAGACAGCATCAGCATCAGTAGGCATGTCACCTTGATGGCTTGGTTAAAGTGCCAGTTAAGGTTactatttcttttcccttttcatacTCTAATTTTTTGAAGTTAGTCcttgaataaacaaacaatagcTCAGCTAGTATTCAGGAGCCTGCATtggaccccagcaccacaaaagcaaATAACAGTACGACTGACAAAAACATTAGATCTGGGGACTTTAAGAAATAAAGCTaagactggggtgtagctcaggggcagagggcCAAGGGCAAGCCCCCGGCTCAATCCACAGTGCCCCCTGCCCACTGAAAGGAAAAAACCCACCCATACACCAAATCACCAGAATCAGGAGAAGCTGATTGCGGTCTCCACCAAATACGTCTCCTCCTCCCAGTGTCCCCATTTCCACCCTCTTCTACTTAATTTTGCTGTCTAGGATTCTGGGTGGTTGCAATGAAGCACAAAGTAGCTCAAAATAAGGCTTCCTCAGAGGAAGGAGCTTCCTTGGAGGAAGGCTCGGAGCCCGGGCTGCAGTGGttagtccccacccccaccctcccctctTCTGCCCCAGTTTTGGTCtcattcatttttccaaagaaggttTCTCTGAGTGCCCAGCCCTGTGCAGGGCAGTTCTGGGGACACAGCCATGAACAAGATACTACTAGCTCTGTCCTCAGGGGGCACTTGTGGGGGAAGACAAACCCATCCCCAGACAGTGATAGCCTAGAGTGCTCAGGACGGGGATGGAGGAGGCATGTGGAGGGGGGGTGGGGGCTGACCCAGCCTGAAGAccaggagggcttcctggaggacaGGAGGGGGCTTCCCAGCTGATGTTTGAAGAACAGCAGGAAGGAGTGGGCAGGAGCATTTCACACAGGAGGAGCGCACACGCAAGAACCCAGAATGGACAGGAAGTGGGGAGTGTCTTCTAAAGCTCAGGTATGACCATGGTCCCCCACTTGAAAACCCTCTTTGGCTCCCCAGTGGCCTGCTCAGCACATAGTTCAAAATCTTCAGCTtgacattcattcatttgttcgtTTGTTCAACATTCACCTCTGTAAGCTGACAGTGGGTGTTacccaggccctgtgctggggaCAAAGCAGTAACTGAGAAACCCCAGCCCAGACCTGGATACATCagaattgggggtggggagaaggaatCACAATTACAAGCCCCCAACCCCTGTGGAGAAAGGCGGGCGTGCAGGCAGATGCACGCAGACCAAGATTCTTCACAGGCACCCAGGAGACTTGGACAGACACTGGTTTAAACCCCAGCTGTGATCTTGTATCACATGAGCCAAGTGACATCAGCTAccaagcctcaatttcctcatctgggaAACAGGAATAATTTTCTCCCTCTATAACCTCTCCCCGACTCCCCCACCCTGGCCCCCTTGATGACCCCTGAACACACTAGCCAAGTGCCAACCCCAAGGCACTGCAAGGCTCCTCTCATGCCCTTTAAGATtctcctctggggctggggttatagctcaggggttgagcatttgagtacatgtatgaggcacttggttcaatctatagcaccacatataaataaattaaataaaaataattttaaaaaattctcctccAATGTCACCTCCTCCAAGAGGCCTCCCCATCCACCCTATCATCctattcctctttatttttattcattgatttattgggtactggagattgaatttaggggcacttgaccactgagcctattttatatttttttagagacagggtctctataaAAGGTCTCTCCACAGCcccattttatactttttttagatacagggtctcactgagttgcttagtgattcaccattgctgaggctgactttaaacttacaatcctcctacctcagcctcccaagccactcaGTCAGCCTTCCAAACTGCCCAGATTGCAGGTAAGTGCCACTGTACCCCACCCCCCCCTTTATTTTTCCTCCATAGCTCAGCCTATTTTTCTTCATCTGTCTATATTATTTGCTATTTAACTTAACTCTGAGGGGGCAGGGATTTTTGCCCATATTCATGGGTGCATCTTCAGCACCTCTAAAAATGCTAGACACACATCaggtattcagtaaatatttgttgaacgaGCAAATATTTTCCCACCTCTCTGAGCCCCCACAATCTCCATCTCTCCACTTACAGCTCTTCAGTGAATTGTTATGAgagaatacaattaaaaataacagcccaggggctggggctcagtggcagagcacttgcctagcacgtgtgaggcgctgggttcgatcctcagtgccgcataaaaataaataaataatataaagagattgtgtccatgtacaactaaaaaataaaaatttaaaaaaaaaaaatagcagccaagtaatcccaggaactcaggaggctgaggcagggggatggcaaattcaaggccagtctgggaaattTAGCGAGACTTTGTaacaaacttaaaataataataatgactggATGTAGCTTAGCGGgcagtgcccttgggttcaacctccagtatttaacaataaaataagtGAGCGCTCACTGTGTACCTGTTCTAGTGTCTTCACCCGTGTTGGGTGTCATCCTCGGGCGGTCTCCTAACAGGGGATCTACAATAATCTCCCTTTTTGTGAAATGGGGGAAACAGACCACTGGGCTGGCATCACTTGCCCACAGCCACACAGTGGAGGCCGCAGAGCCAGGAGGGGACCAGCCCCATGGCTGCAGCGGCCACACACGGTCTCCACCCCGTGTAACACCTTACTCTTGTTTTCTCCCTTCTGCAGCCGCAGGTCTCCGGATTCACTGTGTGAAAGTGTCCCTTCTCTCTACAGCCCTGGGCTAAGACGAAAGGGATGAGGTCtgccagtggcacacacctgtaatccctgagcTCCGCAGGCTCagaggagggtcacaaattcaaagccagcctcagcaactgagcaagaccctgtctctaaacaaaacagaaaaaagactggggatgtggctcacggttaagtacccctgggttcaatccccagtacaacaataaaaaaaagaaagagtgaagGAAATGGATGACTGCATCAATGAGAAAGCTCTTTTCTTGGCCTCAGTTTTTTCCTCTGTAGGATGGGACTATTACAGCACCACAAGTTTGTCACAATGAGACTCCACAGGCCAGCCACAGGGACAAGGACAATAAGGATGATGAACACCTTTGCGGTCTCTGCAAGCCTTGGCTGGTGTTGTCTCTCCCTGCTCCCAGGATTTCTAACCTCAGCCCCTCCCACGCCTCTCTGAACCCCAGGGGCTATTTTCAGCTGGCGTCAGACCCAGGGCAAACTCACACGTAACCAGAAGGCGGGGGCGGCCAGCAGTGGGCCCTCTGGGTTCCCAGAGCTGCGGGCCCAGCAGAAAAAGCGCTGTGGAGAGGCTGGTCCAATTAACTCCCCCAGAAAAACATCggagagggaggcagggcagAGGAGCCCCAGAACAGAGTCTGGAAGTAAACAATCCGGGGGGGGGGAACCCACAGGGAGGGCCCCGGAATCTGGGATTCTCCAGTCTGTGCCCTTGTTCAGGGGAGTCGGGGACCTCAAACCCGACCCCACCTTCCATCAGTCTTCCCAGCACAGCTGCAGTAATGGTCACTGGGTCGCAGGGTCCAGGCCCTAGGCACCCAGGTAGCTCAACCCTGAGTTGAAGAGGTCACTGCTATGACCTTAAACAAAGTGCTTGGCATGGGGCACCCATGCCTGTCTGGGTCCCCTTCATTCTTCCACACTGCAGACCATGGTCGCTTCCTTCAAGGACATCCATCAGTGACCAACAGCTCTCCTTTCTCTCGGTAAAAGCTGTGTGGCTCAGATACCACCCACTCCCTGGTGTCCCACCTCAGTCTCTGCCTGTATGAGGCAGGACACTCCAAGCTCTGCTGCTGTCCCTGATCACTTACATTTGGCTCACAGGGGACAGGAGGATGCCTGGGTTTGGAGACAGACAGCCCTGGCTGCACCTTACCACTTACTGACCATATATGACTTGGGACAAGCTCTCTGTGCAATGGGACTTTTAATAGACCCTCCTTCCCAGGGTCTGGGGAAGGGGTGTTCAAAGAGAGCCCTGGGCATGGGACTGGCCCCAAGGAGACCTTCAGCAAGGGAGTCCCTAGGCTTATTGCATTAATTGTGTCTGAGTCACCATCGTTGCATTTCATGAGCACCTGGCCCAGGCCGGGCTCTGTGCTGGGACTTAGTGATCAGCCAGTCCGTGCTCTGGGGCAGGTGCTGACATCATCTTGGAACAAcacaagaggaaactgaggctgggcaGAGTTAAATAACCAGCTGTTCAGAGTTGCAGGGAGTAGCCAGGGTTGAACCTGGGGCTGCTTCCTGAGCACTTATTGATGATGCTCTCTGTCCCCTCTCCAAACTATGGGAAATTTGTGCTCAACTCACGGCCAGGGTCCTCTGCCCCTTCTAACATCAAttcccagtgtctctggaggTAAGACATAGGTGTCAATCCCAACTCTGCCTCttccctgctgtgtgaccttaagtACATTCTTTAACCTTGcagtctctttttctcctttataaaatgtaaataatcgTTGTCACCTCCTTGACCATTCAAAGAGATCATGTGCACTGAGCACTGTAGCATGTGCCCAATAAATATTCCTTGACTAAGTGTCTCCTTCTGGgtctggaggtgtggctcagtggtaaagtgcatgcttagcatgggcaaggccctatGAGCCTTGCTAGAGCACACACATTCACAAGCACACATGCTcgtgcgtgtacacacacacacacaggaagtatttggaaatgtaactcagtggtctagtacttgcctagcatgctcaaggccctgggtttcattcccagcatAGCAGGAGGGGAAAAGTGGCTTCCACTTTAGGATTGATAAAAAGGTTTAAGAAGGACTTGCTTTGGAGTTCCACAGGCCCACTCCTGCCAATTGCATGCTGTGTGACCATGGACCAATGAGTTTCCCTTCCAGAGCCTCAGTCAGCATCCATAAAACAAGATCATGACTGTGGCCCTCATGGAAATATTGTGAGGACTAAGTCAGATCATGCAGGTGACTGTGCCGCCCAGTGTCTGGCTCACAGTAAGGGACAGTTATAAAGAATAGCAATGGCTCTGGAGGATTCAGAGGGATCACCCTCCAGCCTTGGAGAAAGGAGGATGGTGAGGGCATTTAAAACCATATATGCTAATTGagcagacagggaaactgaggcccagggagtggAAGGGCCTTTGCAGAGGACTCACAGCACCTTGGAGGCAACAGGACCTGGACCTGGAAATGACCTCCTTCTGGACCTCCGTGGGAGACCAGAGTCAAATGGGGGTCATAGGCAGGAGTGGGCCCTTTAAATCTAAACTCCACTTTGCTTAGAAGGGGGCTCTGGGGAGTATAAAAGGGGGTGCAGCTCCTTTGCTCCACAAAACACTGCTGCTCCTGCCCACAGGTCCTCAGGCCCAGCCCCCCTCTAGCCGCCCCCTGCCATGGAGCTGCCACCCTTTGACATGTGGAAGGACTACCTCAACCTGAACCAGGTGGTGCTGACTCTGACCCAGAGCAGGAGCCAGAGGCTGGAggcagaggagctggaggagcaGGGACCTGGCCCCCAGCTGGGGCAGGATCAGGGGCTGGGGACTGCCCTCTGCAACTTCTGCAAGCACAACGGGGAGTCCTGCCACGTCTACTCCTCCCATAAGCTGAAGACAGCCGAGGGCGTGGTGCTGGGTCCCATCCTGAGGCACTACGTGTGTCCCCTGTGCGGCGCCACCGGGGGCCAGGCCCACACTCTCAAGTATTGCCCTCTCAACGGCAACCAGCAGTCCCTCTACCGCCGCAGTGGACGCAACTCAGCCGGCCGCAAGGTCAAGCGCTGAGGACCATGAGGTGCCCACCGCCCGCACCCCGCACCCCTCCCGGATCAGCCCCACCCAgtccctccaccctccctcccactcccacaGCCCTGGGATCCCTGGTCCCCCGCACTGCATCCCTGCTGGATCCCCAAATAACGGAGGCTGCTGGCAGCCAGGCCTGGCGCAGGAGCCCTGCGCTGAGCACTCCCGCCCGCCCGCGTGGCTGTCTCTGGGCCACAGGTCTCAGAACTTCAGTCCTTCTGGGGCCTGCTGGTAGCACTAGCCCTGCTCCTTTGACTTCTCAGCCCCAGGCCTGGGGGAACCCCGGATCCCTGGCCCCACAGGACCCCGTGTGCTTCTCCAAACTGGCCTCAGAATTTGGAGTGGGTGACAAGCTGGCCCGACGCTCCCACCGAGAACTTGAGAATGGGGGCTGGCTCCACACCCACCTTCCCTGGTCCTTCAGCACCTGCAGACCCAGGAGGCAGCAGGGACCACGCTGTTCATTCCTCCCTGCCTTCAGCGTCCCAGGTCAGGAGCCAAGGCAGGGGACTGGACCACACTGGAGGGACCCTGTGTCTTCCCAGGCTACCTGGAGTGCGGCCTTCCAGTGAGCGGACGCTCTCAGGCTCCCTCGTTGTTCTCCGTTCTTCAACCCATTTCACTCCGCTGCTGTCCCCAACTCCAGTTCCCCGTGGGACCTTCCCGCAGTGAGATGCATctccctgccacctcctccccacccccaaatcatGAGAGGTGACTTTT from Marmota flaviventris isolate mMarFla1 chromosome 18, mMarFla1.hap1, whole genome shotgun sequence includes:
- the LOC114100929 gene encoding nanos homolog 2-like, yielding MELPPFDMWKDYLNLNQVVLTLTQSRSQRLEAEELEEQGPGPQLGQDQGLGTALCNFCKHNGESCHVYSSHKLKTAEGVVLGPILRHYVCPLCGATGGQAHTLKYCPLNGNQQSLYRRSGRNSAGRKVKR